A section of the Agromyces aurantiacus genome encodes:
- a CDS encoding response regulator transcription factor, whose product MRVIVVDDALLTREGLVRLLREAGVDVIAERPDPAGLVPLVAAEQPDVVVLDIKMPPTWTDEGLVAASEVKAAVPGVAVLVLSQYLETAYAMRLVEEFPERTGYLLKDRLSDIMVLVDALQRLTAGETVIDPTIVNRLLSRRRRADPLAALTNREREVLGLLAEGLSNRAIGDRLFITERTVETHVTNLFTKLGLGDDETTHRRVLAVLTFLRRGDAASAP is encoded by the coding sequence ATGCGGGTGATCGTGGTCGACGACGCGCTGCTCACCAGGGAGGGCCTGGTTCGGCTGCTGCGCGAGGCCGGCGTGGACGTCATCGCCGAACGGCCCGACCCGGCCGGGCTGGTGCCGCTGGTCGCGGCCGAGCAGCCCGACGTCGTCGTGCTCGACATCAAGATGCCGCCGACGTGGACCGACGAGGGCCTCGTCGCGGCCTCGGAGGTGAAGGCGGCGGTGCCCGGCGTCGCGGTGCTCGTGCTGTCGCAGTACCTCGAGACGGCGTACGCGATGCGCCTCGTCGAGGAGTTCCCCGAGCGCACGGGCTACCTGCTCAAGGACCGCCTCTCCGACATCATGGTGCTCGTCGACGCGCTCCAGCGGCTCACCGCGGGCGAGACGGTGATCGATCCGACGATCGTCAACCGGCTCCTCTCGCGACGTCGGCGGGCCGATCCGCTGGCCGCCCTGACCAATCGGGAGCGCGAGGTGCTCGGCCTGCTGGCCGAGGGACTCTCCAACCGCGCGATCGGCGACCGGTTGTTCATCACCGAGCGAACCGTCGAGACGCACGTGACCAACCTGTTCACCAAGCTCGGGCTCGGCGACGATGAGACCACGCATCGCCGCGTGCTCGCCGTGCTCACCTTCCTGCGGCGCGGTGACGCGGCGAGCGCGCCGTAG